The segment CATTCAGCCAAATACTGACAGTGAAAATAGTACTGGACCAACATCAATATTGCTGATAATGCCTGATACAAATAATCTGCTGGTTTGTTCATCCCTAGCGTCCAGTTATAGAGAGGGGATGTTTCTTATCCTGACAAACAGTTCTGAATTTGGCTCTTGAAAATTATCTTGTTGTGGTGATCATGCTGTGGTTAAAACAAGTCATGGAAAGAACACCGTTTAAAagaaacacactgcacaatCACCagtaacaggaaaaataaacacactcacCCGAGAGTGCTCTCTCATGTTCAGTACTGAAAGCCAAGATGTGTTCAACAAGAAATGTCAGCACCTTGCttaaaatttgccaaaaatgttATGTTAGCAAACAGGAAGGACTTATAACAATAGCTTAATGGCATTTCCTCTAAATATTGTAAATCTTACAACAGCATTGTATAAAATTCAATTGCTGTTCAGGATGATTCACTTACTGTTATTGTAGTGACTCAAGCAAAGTTTCCCACTGAATACGTTGTTTAACAAGCTTGATTGCAGTTTCAACACACTATAATTACtattataattttgatttgattatcaCATTTCAGAGTTATAACGTAAATAAAACCAACAGTTACAAGTAAAATAGCAATGTAATCAGACCAAAAAAGGCATAACatgaaagcaacagaaaaaagtcaaaaacgCAATCAAGAAAATCTTACATAAAAGCAAATATAATATGTACAAGTGAGTTTGAAGCCATCTAAGAGATGATACTAGCCATGGCCATCCTAAACTTGTCAGACTTGTTGTGGGTCATAAATTGATTAATAATTGTCCTTACTTGCAGTGACAGCATTGTATCCAGTTGAAACTAATGCTGAACAGAGTCACAATGCCCACTCATGTTGGCTGTCAATTTGCATATTGGGCAGTTTTAAACATCTCTGATAATTCATGAACACTATTACCAATGCATGTATGCTTTTGAGCAAATTGTAGACTTTtaagttttgcttttgttttcagagCTGAGAGCACATTTGCTTCTGGGACAGATAACATAACGTAATGTCCACCTTTTAGGTGCAGAAATAGAGATTGATTTAGATCAATTGTACATATTAATTAATCAACCAATCTTTTTTGCCTACGTATGAGAATCACTTCAGTAATAGTAATGCTGATGACAATATATATCTTTTTCTTCAGCAGGGTGAAACTCTTGTGGCAGAAATACTGTGGCAGGCCACATAGTTGCAGGCCACCATAGTTTAGGCCTAGTACATGTCCAATATAAAATTTGTCTGTATTACATGAATAGCATGCCAGTTCAGTTTTGGAGTGGgtttgctttactttttaatGTGTCAAACTGACTTTACCCACACTAATGGTAATTACTCCATTTCTCTTTCAGACCTTCACAGGTCCATATGTGTACCATCTTCAGTCTGCCATTTCTGATGCTGAACTAAGGTCTCTTATGCGCACCATTGGCTACTCCCGTGACCATGAATCGCAGTTTCACTTGCGGGAGCACCCAGGGGGCGCAAACCATCTCCGCCAGTTGGCTTTTGAGCTCTTCCTGGCCCAGGCAGAGTGTCGTCTTCTGGGAGAAGTCGTGGCTTTGGCTCGAGGTTCAGCCTCAGAGCTGGAGGCCCTGGAACTTCGCAGAGGTTGCAGGGATGACGCAGCTGGCTGTGCTGAGGCACTCCGCAGACGGGATAGCCTTGGGGCAGATATGGCGCGACTGTCTGTGCGGCCAATGGATATAGAGCGACCTCATCCCCACCACTTGAGGAGAGGTAGCCGACCATCGAAATCTGTGGATGTTACAGATGGGGCCGGTCACTGGCATGCTGCAGCAGTCAGCAAGCCTGTTCTGAAGGCCTCATTGAGTCTGAGAAAAGAGCCGCTGTTTGTGGACACAGAGGAGGACATGAAGGACGAGATCATCAGGCCCAGCACTTCAGcatctcttttctctgtggCAGCTCCACCTTCTTATAGCCCTGTCGCTGATTTCTTCCCAATTCAGTCACCTCCTCCGGCTGATGCATACTCATCCTACCACCTGTCCTCCTTGGATGAGATTGACTTGTATACAGAGAGGGGTGGGGCTGGGATAGGAGGAAGGCAGACCCCCTCTAGACCTCCATCCAGAGAGCCTCGGGAGGCAAGGGATGGGTGGCTGCTCAAAGCCCATGGTAGTGTGAAGTGTCAGGGTTGTGGGCTGGGCTGTTCCACTATGGCCTCCTGCCAGAGATGTGACATGATCCTCTGTTCTGCTTGCCACGATGTGGACCCCTCCCCTTGCTGTGGCCTGCAGGACTACCATCCCAAGTCGCCACGGCCTCTCGACGGATACATCCCAGTGAAGGAAAAGCTCTCTGTCTACTCTAATACTCACTCCCACTCCCACCTCCACCCTCACCCCCTCACACTgacccactcacacactcatccccaccctcacccccagATGGTGGAGAAGCCGCTCATGTCCACTAAGCTGTTTCCAAGCAagtctgttgccatggcagcaccGATGGGAGGCAACAGTGAGCGTGTAAGCGTGGGGGGATCGCGGTGCGGGTTTTGTAACAAGCCTGGTGCGTCACACACCTGTGTGAACTGCTCCAAGGTGTCATGTGACTCGTGCATGGGCTTGTATGCGAAGGATGTGTGCACCCGTAAAAATCCCCAGCACAGTTTTGTGCCCAACCATCAGCTCAACTTCAAATCTGGCACCATATCTCACCTGGTGTACCGATGAACGAGGCACACAGAATAAGttgttctctttctcccttgTAGTCCCTGCCCTTGATCTCCAATGTAGTCTTGCACTATTGCTTTAGCTCTGTTCCCTCCCAAAACAACTCGCTTACTATCTTCCCCTTatctgattctctctctctctctctcgctctctttctctctctttctttctctctctccctctctctctctgtcttgctctctcttcgtctgtctctttctctttctctttctctctctctctctcctctcattctctctctccctctctctctctaaccctcCTTTGAACTTTGTACATTTTCTCTTACTATCAGAAGTAGGGCCCTGGAATGCACATGCTACAGAGAGCCATATCGTCTGCCCATCTCTCTGCCTTGTACAAGTTCAGGCCTTTTATCTACTTCCTCTTTACCTTGCTACCTGCTCTTGAGTAGTCATGTGATGTTGTAGCGCTTCCCAAACCCTCAAATTTTGTCCTCCTGAAAGGGAAATTGGAGAAAAGAGAGCTTGATTCCTTCTTGTTTGAATGAAGTCCGTCCAAATGAACATAAATACTTTGCCTAACTTCTCAGCTAAGAATTCctctaatatatatatatataaatatatatatatataaataaatataaatatatatctgtgtgtgtgtgtagagaagACCTCTGAACTTGCATTGTGACAAAGGAGATCTTTTTAAACTTGAAAAACAACGGGGGGTGGAAACAAAGCAGTAAACATACACTGGAAGTCAAtagtatatatttttaatctcTTCTCTAGAACAATGTGAGACTGTTAAATGGGCATGAGGTCTggaattgtgatttttttgggtATAAACTTATGTCTGTGGGGTTTGGGTGGGGTGATATTTTAAAGGGACATATTCAGACAATGGTCAGATGCCATATAGTCTATTTAAAAAGGTAATGCCTTGTAAATTAACCCTCAATTGTTTCTGGTTAGATGACTGAGGTTTAAATGCTGCTGTTGACTTGTGGACATTGGAGATATGTGGTGTTGACTTCTTTCTGGTAAATAACCTGTTGGGTTGTGTCAGTTTCAAGCCTCCCCTTCCATTACACTCCATTCCTCAAGCCTCCATGGTCCATGATGTTGTACCCCTTACCACTCAGTGATCAGTTCCCCCGTCAGTGTCTCAGGTGGAGTCATAGGTAGTCTCAAGCTGGGCCACAAAGTGTCATGATTGTGGTTCTTTACTTTGATGGTTTGTTTCTGAGCTTATTGATAGGTTTTTGGACAGCATGAAGGCCTATACTCTGACACGGTTTGTCCGTCTACCTCAAATGGCTTCAGCTTAATCACCAATTTTGACACCACGGTTTTAAACTAGCCCTGGAAACCCTATCAAGTATTGTCTGTTGCATTACTCCACAGTAATTTGCAACATGTATTGGCTGAACAAACACTAACACCCCCTTGTATGAACAGTCGATTCATTCACTTTTAAAGGTTAGCAgaggttatttattttgtgaggTTATCCTGTGCCGCGCCATCTGAAAAGTATTCTGATAAATCTATAAATTTGTTTAATGGGAGAAAAAGTGGGTGTAGAAGTTATCAGTTTGACCTCTTTCATGTCCCAATGTAAAAGCATGGAATGCTACCATATGATTTAAGTGTAACAATTCCATGCTTTTATATTGGCAAATTGATTGACATTGTTCAACACTATTGATGATTTCTTTTAACATTAGAAGTACACACAGACTCTCAgggcaagggaaaaaaaagtgatttgagAGCGAAGAAAAGGTTGAAATGCTGCTCATGCTAATCAGTATCTTGGCAGTTGGATGCAGTTTcggcatacacacacgcacacacacgatAGGGAGGAGTCCAAGCACAGAGCAAATTaatgtcagtgttaaaaaatattagaGTAATTTCTCATGatactttgtgttttcatgtttaaagTTCCTGAAATGCTGTTGTGCAGTCTTTGAATGAGGTGATTTAGATAGTGGTGCATTTCATAAGCGGGTCACTACCTTTTGCtatggaaattttttttttttttttacctttattatTGGTATACTTTAAAGGGCATAGATAATTGCAGGTAAATATTATAAACTCTGCTAACATTTAAAATTGACTGTTACAAGGTTTTAGAGGGTACATTACTGTTTAGCCTGCAAGTCACGATGACAAAGGAGAATGAATGCAGTATACTGGATAGTCCATAGTCACCAAGGGCTAATTATAAATCAAATCATGAAAACTGTCTGTGAGTCGAGGTTATTTTGAAAGACCACATACGCTGcagtagccttttttttttgttctggaaAGAATAACCTTTAAATGCCTTAAGCTTGTTCAGCTGTCTTACTTGAGACCTTTTTAAGTTGGTGGTATTGTCATCTAAtcgtttcatgtttcatgtcacAGTTTATAGGGTAAATTTTAGCGTGGTGAATTTGCTGTTTGCTCCATTTTTGTTGGCTACATGCACTGAAGACATAGCATGTCCTGTAACAGCTGAGCATAACTTTAAgagtaattaaaaaatacaaataattttgGCGTAACCACATCACAGTTTCTTACATGAAGGCTATAACAAACAAATTCAGCAGAAATTTACAAAATGTGTAGCCCtataaatatgtgtatgtgtgtatatgtatgtatgtgtgtgtgtgtctgtgtgtgtgtctgtatgtatatatatatatatatatatatatatatatatatatatatacagacacacacacacacacactcatacacatgtgcatgtgtatgtaattttttccttttacataTTACCTTAAACCTTCACCTTAATACTATGTTGAGCCTAGATTTCTAGTatgccttttctctcttttttgtttgtttcccatcTCTCACGTGTTACCTAAACACACCTATTTGGTTGAGGCTTAAAGGGGATAATGTTTAATTTCTTTCTacttctttctattttctttccTATAGTGTTTTCTTTGTATAGTAAGTGTTCATGTGAAAAAAGACCAAGAAAAGATGTTTCAACACTGATGGATGAGGCTAAAGGGTTCTTTTTAAGGGGCTTTTAAAGGTCATTGGGTCAACATTTGGAAGGCTGACTTGAATATCACAGAAGTCTTGAGTGACCTTAGGGAGGtgtgcaattgtttttttttttttgttttcttttgttttcttttgttttcttatatGATGAGCCTTTCTGAAATGGCCTGAGTGTGAATATTTATCAGGATATATTTTAGTTACTTGATTTTGTTCTTAGCAAATCATACCAGCAATGAAGGCAAATTTTCAAAGTATCATTGAGTCATGTTGCAGGAGTGATCATATTGCCAAATGAAGAACAAATAACCTTATTGGAATACAAATCAAAATCCTGTGGCCTGCCTGGATGAGCAGTTTATGTAAAATAAGAAGCCTGTGATTTAGCTAAAGCATAGCCTTGTGTCTGTAGCTGTTGGCCTTTTTAGGAAGCTTAGAATGAGAATAATGAACATTAACATCTACCCGCACATCATCTGACATGGATTTGACTTAGTACAGTGTCTGTTATATTCATTGTATATCAATAGActgtctatttgtgtgtgtaggccaCCACAAAGGGCTAAACAGTCTTCAGGGCTGCTGCTAAGTTGGTTTATCTTTTAGTGAGCAACTGACTTGTCGTGGGAAATAACGGTTATTATATATCTGATATGGAAGTCATTTTGCATTTGTCAGCACGCATGAATTACTGATGTTAAAAgagctatttttattttgtgtcacGGAATACATTGAGCCATTTGAACAAGTTTTACCCATACCAAACACTCAAGTCATTGTGGAAGTCATTATTCCctttctttttgtgttgttaTCTTACTGGTATTAACTGTAGTGGTCCCCCGCACCCCCTGCCCTGCAGATTCCCTGTTTTCCCACCCCTTTCTTGGCATGCTCTGTACTAGACCCAAACCCATACCTCATTTACCCCCAAACCCAGGTTTACCCTCACCCATAgtctctcctctcacctcccCGCTCCACCTTGGCACTGAGGATCATCGCACAATGTCTATGTGAAGGGGTATAGACCTCACTATAATATGTGGGCAAATGGGGGAGGAAAGGGAAAATAGCCAAAATTGTTAATcggtgaaaaaaatataaatataaatatatatataaatatatattgaaaCGTAAATGAGattttataaaataatttcaagaataaaattctgaaaaaaaaagttcttttcTGCGTTGATTTTGTTGATTAAAACCTTGAATTCACTATGTCCCCTGTGTTCGCCTGTCTGTTTAGGCTTCATGCCCAGAGAGTTTGTTGTACGACTTGCCTGTTTCATCAAGGGCTGGGCTGTGTAAGCAACTGAAGACCAAAGGAAACAGATGGCTAGGTAaccgtctgttttttttttttttaacccttataATTAGGTAAGTTGGCTCTCAACACATTTTTCTTAAAGCAGTGGCCCGGTGAATTAATTGCTGTGGGAGAGTGTTACACACTTAACTAAAAGCTGCCCAATGCTGCCACAGACTTGTACTGTTGTCCATCACAAAATTACACCAGAGCAGAGGGCGCTCAGAGCCTTACTCAGTCACTTTTGGCAGTACTTGTTGATAGGGGAGAGCGTTACCTGTTCACTTTCTTTACCCGGGTGCATGTTCAAGATCTGAACCGACTTCTACGGTCACAAGCCAACCTCTCAGACTATCAGGCTGCCACTTCCCTTAGGTGAGTGGTTTGGTGAGTGCCTAACCTCGCCTTCACCTAATTCAGGCACAACTTTGTGTTTTAGTGACACATTTTGAGTGTACAGGCTGTACACTGGATTGCCTTTTCCTATATGACCAGCAGATGGTGATAACTACCCTatagacagggagagggagagagagagagagagagactgcatacAGAGGGCACTGTGCCTGCGTAACTTGTAACTTCATGCATATGAATTGAGAATTTCACATAAAGCAGTACTTGCGTTGGGTTTGTGCCAATCTGTCCAGTAGCACTGTGTAGTTATGTGACAGAATATTTAGCCTAGTGTGTTGTTTGAAgcagatgaagaagatgatgtaTGGCTTGATAAAGACACCCATGGAGATTACAAGGAAAGAGGGAAGCTTTAGGCAACCAGgaggttttcttttttggcacaGTTAAAGATTTGTtaattcaattctatgtttggcattgagctcatagtggtgctgttgtactggactgcattttatttatttattgtgtttctaCTATCCTGTCCACCTCATGTACATAAATAGGAAGAACAAAAAATTAGAATCATATTtgaatataatgtagtccagtacaagacctctgcaaactacaacctcagtaataaacacagaattaaatttacatattCTCCACAATTATCAACAAAAAGTgagcattataaactttcttaaaaggtcaaatttatgagattagattatacaaatggacctaataaagtggccactgagtgtatatcaagtaattcagtgtgttttgataTTTCTTTGTGATAGGATACAAGTGTCATGAATTCTGTCATTGTAGTTAGTGTATTTATGCtttaaatttatgactttgGCAGCCTGCAGGGGactcaaattaattttaaacaAGATTCATCCGCTGTCCCTGCCAGTAGAAGCACAGATGGAATTTGCTCTGATATTAACAGGTTTACAGCTCAAATCTAATTTAGCTGTTGCCTCAAATCAACATGATAGGCCTATTACCAATTGCCACAGGATCATTTTGGAATGGACACCTGTTTTGAATAAACTCCCAAATAATAGCTTTGGCTCACACACCCTGCACAAATGGGATCTGGAAGCTGACACCTGTCAGTAGACTACACACAAAGCTCCCCAGTATTAGGAGTTAATGGTCAGTTTCTGGACTAATGCCTGGGCAAAACATGGAAGAGCTGTAGCTGAGATCATCCACAGGGGGGAGTAGCAGAGGTGGAAATAAGCGAGACCTCCACAGTGAGTGAAATGGAGAGTGAGCGTGTGAGTGCCAGTCTGGCTGCCCCGTGCCCTGCATCATCCATTCCTCTGGGGTATGTTACAACAGTGCTGAAAACAGCCCTTTTAAGCCTTGAGGGAGCCCAAGACACAGGGTAGAGAACATTAGTGTTCagcaagagaaaaagacaatgaCCGACTACACAGTGCTTAGCCTTTTAGTAACACCACCATCAGCTGCACCAGTAGTGTCGTCTTGGTTCTTTGTTAATGGTCCCATTAAAGCCAGGCTGCCAGAGAAGCTAATTGCACAGCTAAATGCCCACATGTAATAACTGTGATGCAAGACACATTTCCATAGTACAGAATACATGAAACAATTTAGTATAGCTGACATATGTTTTCTGTAATAGGTTTTGATGCAATAAGgcacatgtatattttttaattatatatttatgtgccttggctgctgtctgcctcctgtctgtctttgcacACTGACAATCACTGTTGAGGGACTATACCAATATTGGGACAAATTCAGTTGCAGTTTAAATTCCAGTGATAGTAACTGTCTAAACTCCTGGTGACCAAGACATTAGCTGGTGAAAGCGAGGAAGGGGATACAGGAACAATCACCCTCATTTTAGTGGCAACGCGTGTTTAATGGAATGCATGCATCTGGAGGCATGTTACACCTAATCAGGGCAATTAAAGGATACACAGTATGTTGCGCACAGTTAGCACTGACTCACCTTGTTAACTCAATGTTCCCCCTCCCCCATACCACCGTCAGTCTTATCTAATCCTCCACCTACGTGCCTACACACTTAGGTGTGTGACACGatgcagaaaatgtttattgtgtGGATAAAGGGAGCACTACCTGGCTGGACAATGTGGGTGTTAGTGCGTGGTGTGGCTCTTATTATTGGTTAATTGCATCTCTGAAGACGTGGAGGGTCACAGCCACTCTTCTTTCTTCCAGGGAGAGTTTCTTTCCTCTTGCCtatcacccctctctctccccaccctgccctatgtctctctctctctctcttgctctatcTCTCTCAATTAAGTTCAAAGGCAcattattggcatgacaagtaAAACACTCACAGTATATTGCCGGGGCAAGGTACATGAATATATTctgtattaagaaaaaaatcaccattgCACATTCCTTCAGAGTTTGTGAACAAGAAATGCATAGAAAGCAGCACCAGCATTTTGGAAACAGAAATCTCACAGCGAGTGGCTACATTAAACACAAGGATTGCTTTACAAACATGATCCTCTATATTGCCTACGGCAAgttttctcctgttgctttgaaaaattaaaaatctggTGGAATCCGtcagaatttcagatttttgtttgtttaatacCGTGTCTGGGAGCCATATACACAATAGCCATTTAACATCAGCAACTGTCATTTTCTGATCTTACAGAATAAACTACAATTAACTAACTACCTTCCCGCTGTACCAGTTTTCATAAAAATATAGGCAGCTCACATTGGCAATACTCAcatgcatctttttttaatgatgttggCCTGGTCTATTTAAAAAAGTAGAATAGTCAAATTCtacatgtatacatgtatgtacagGTACATGTCCATATgatatacatatactgtatattcacacacttacacattccctctctcctctctgtggcaCGTTATTACTATATGCATAATTTGATATCTTTGTGTTTGGTCAGCATTTATGAATTCACAAAATGCATATACTGAacatttcacccattttgtaatttatcaCTGTCTCATACTTTGATGTGTTGAGTGCAGGGGGCTAAAAGTTGATCCTGGGGCTTACTCCTCACTGTACGCTTGGGTCTCAACTGCTTTTGGAAAAACATAAATGAGGACACATAACTTAAAGGCTACTTccaattgtttttttccagttattttcaACTTGGGGcttattttctcaatttttaACATCAAGATGATTGATTGTTCAAAAGCACATTACCCCCCTGCAGATTAAGGCCTTGGCACTATGTATGTGTTTTGGACAGCAGTGCTCTTAGCAACCTGAGGGTATAAAAGCCCTACAGCATAGTAAGTAATGCAAATTTAATCACAATGATGGCAAAAACTAGGAAAATAAAGCCCAGAATGGAAAATCACTGGAAGTATCCATTAAGCTCAACAAATACATGAGTGTGCAGACAGATACACGCAGACCCCTGCACTCAACCCTGCTCATTATCTCTGCTTATTCTTGCTGGTGTCCTTTAAAGACAAATTCCAGTGTGTCTGAGGTTTTTGCTCATGAGCAGTTCTCCTTTCTTTTATCTAGTTTCTTATACTTGCGATTTGGAAGCCATGGCTTAGATTTTTAGTCCAGTATTGTCCTACTGATAGCCTATCTTGGCCTGCCTCATTGGTGagtgaattgtgtttttttatcaACTGTTGGAGGGAAGGGGGTTACatcttttttcaaaaactgaacTTGATAACTGGCAGCAGGTTAATACATGTGGCAGCAACAGTATAAATTATTTTAAGAGGGGGGCTTCAAGTATTTTTTCAACAATACCCACATGAACATGAGGTTGAAAAAGCCACTGGCTTCATTTATCTGCATTTTGCAACATGTAGGTTATCATTTCAAACGTAATGGGTTTACTACAATTTTCAGTGCTCTATTTGTTGATAGTAGGCAGATGATTATGGTGAtaatgaagagagaggagacactgCACCATGCACCACAGACTGGAGATGACCTGGTTAATACTGGCAGCAGAGTGGGAGAAAGCATAACACCGCTGGTGCTATCTTGAAATAATTGCGGCTTTACACAcggcgcaaacacacacacacacacacacacacacacacacagtgtacagtTGGCCGACGGCTGTtgctgagagagagattgaggatggtgtgtgtgtgtgtgtgtgtggtggtggtggtggtggtggtggggagggggggggggggggtttggggGGGGTTTAAACAGaatgacagcagcaacaacataaaCCTTAACCAACCTCTGAGGTGATGTCACAGTTGCTGCACCACAGAGAGAAGCTGAACAGTTCACCCATGCAGACAGAGGTATAAGATGTTTTAATGAACCCGGTGGGTACTGTCAAGTTTGCGCTGACTTTAGCAACTATAGGCCTACACTGCACATAAAGACTGGCTGCTCCTTTGCTGCTTGATTTACTCTTTGAAATGTGTGCAACACCCCGATGTTACCAAGGTGAGGTTTACCAGTTGCTTCAGTCTCCCATTTGCATCCCTAAATTTGcatcatataattttttttttttaatgatactCTGCACAAAATGACTCATTTTAGTGGTGAGCGGCCCTTTCATAGTGGTGGGCAAGGCACCTGCCACTGCCTATGGTAGGGTTAACACTGAATAGCTGTGAATTTAAATGTGCTGCATGTTCAGTATCCAGTGCATATTTCACTGTTAGCCAGAGTCAAGTGTCAAAAAGTTTTGCAACAGGTATGATCAAGTGTATGAACGAAAAAACTTCCAATACAAAGCCTTACCTCCTCTAATATGAACAGTGACACTTGCTAACATTTCATTCCCCTTCATGTCTCCCACTCACCACCTTGAAGCCCCTCTTGCTGCCAGCAACAATCAGCTCTTCCCTCCCAGTATAGCGCGTCCTCACCTTCAGATTCCGCCTAAGCTTTTAAGAAAGCGGATCAAGTTTTGACTGTGGTTATTGGAATATAATAGTCAGCCTTGGTATTCCTTTCAACAtcactctgtcttctcttttttcttcacaCTGTCACTCTCGTCACTAACAACCTTGGCTGCtgtaacaacaaaaaatattgatcagttTACATGTTTAGTGGTTAAAGAATTTTCTAGAAGAATTAACATCTTGTGATAATGTTTTCAGTGGGAATGAGTTGTCGTGCTCAGATTTTGTTCATATCATCCTGCACAGTTACATAAAAGCCCACACATTCGCACAGCTTGTTTTATAACTATGACACTGCAAACAGCATATCAGTATATGCTCCAACAATCCATACTCAATCAAATTCTATGAACAGACACATGTCAAGTGTCATGTAtgataaagaaaataatgtctATCAACCAAACCATAACCAaagccattttcaaaacagcaTCAACTATGATTCAGATGATCTTATTCTCAGGGCAAGTTAAAGGTGTCTCACTCCAAGTATAGCTTGAATCAGCAGAAAAATGAATTAACATGAATAACTATTGTCAATAAGCTGAGCAGTATGATTAACTTAAAGGCCACATGGCTTTGTGCACTCACCAAGGGAATGAAAAAATCCTTCCAGAAATGTTATaaactttgtgtgtttttatgtgtgtgtatgtagatgTGTGTACTAGTGTGCTGTCCAACTCTAATAAGTCCAACCTCTAGCGATAACTGTCTTTCTGTGTGA is part of the Myripristis murdjan chromosome 7, fMyrMur1.1, whole genome shotgun sequence genome and harbors:
- the spata2 gene encoding spermatogenesis-associated protein 2, encoding MDAKLKEDLFRRYVAALEKRLEDGVVNTGIGDVPEGDRGRHKDSEALLSTATALLGAYQPDPGQRFRMVRFYEVVENSLRCQRGGNLKGLERAFHTLETICTNLLLFPWKKEFRCIKTFTGPYVYHLQSAISDAELRSLMRTIGYSRDHESQFHLREHPGGANHLRQLAFELFLAQAECRLLGEVVALARGSASELEALELRRGCRDDAAGCAEALRRRDSLGADMARLSVRPMDIERPHPHHLRRGSRPSKSVDVTDGAGHWHAAAVSKPVLKASLSLRKEPLFVDTEEDMKDEIIRPSTSASLFSVAAPPSYSPVADFFPIQSPPPADAYSSYHLSSLDEIDLYTERGGAGIGGRQTPSRPPSREPREARDGWLLKAHGSVKCQGCGLGCSTMASCQRCDMILCSACHDVDPSPCCGLQDYHPKSPRPLDGYIPVKEKLSVYSNTHSHSHLHPHPLTLTHSHTHPHPHPQMVEKPLMSTKLFPSKSVAMAAPMGGNSERVSVGGSRCGFCNKPGASHTCVNCSKVSCDSCMGLYAKDVCTRKNPQHSFVPNHQLNFKSGTISHLVYR